The Methanobacterium sp. genomic interval TAGACAAAGGTGAAGAACTAATAAAATAAAAGAGTGTTTAGCATGAAGTATGTCAAATTTTTTGAAGAGCTTAGAAAGGAAGATGTGGCAATTGCTGGCGGAAAAGGCGCGAATTTAGGGGAGTTAACCCATGCAGGAATTCCTGTACCTCCAGGATTTGTTGTTACGGCAGCAACTTATGATAAATTTATAAAGGAAACCGGTATCTTTGATGAAATAATGGACATTCTTGATGCTATAGATGTCAATAATACAAGAGAACTTCAGGAAGCCTCATCAAAGATAAAAAAAATTATTTTAGATTCTTATATGCCTGATGATATAAGAACAACTATTATAGAGGCTTATAACGCATTGTGTCATAGAATTGGTAAGGAAGATGCATTTGTTGCCATAAGATCATCTGCAACAGCAGAAGACCTTCCTGAAGCATCATTTGCAGGTCAACAAGACACTTTTTTAAATATTAAAGGTACAGAAGATGTTTTAAAGTATGTACAAAAATGCTGGGCGTCTCTTTTTGAATCAAGAGCTATATTTTATAGGGAAGAGCATAATTTTGATCATTCCAAAGTTTATATTGCCGTAGTGGTTCAGGAGATGGTAGAAGCCGAAAAAGCAGGTGTAATGTTTACTGTACATCCTTCAACAGGTGAGGAAAAAATACTCATTGAAGGAGCATGGGGACTTGGAGAAGCAGTTGTTTCAGGCTCAGTAACACCAGATACTTATTGGGTGGACAAAAAGACCGAAAAAGTCCTTGAATCTGTAATAAGTGAAAAAAATATAATGTTTATAAAGGAATCAGAAGCTGGAAAAACAATAAAAGTCGATGTTCCAGAAGACCTTAGAAATAAACAGGTTTTAAACGATGAAGAAATTTTAGCTCTTACCAAAATGGGTAAAAGAATTCACGATCATTACGGCTCTCCACAGGACACTGAATGGGCAATAGAAGATGAGAAAGTCTACATGCTCCAATCAAGACCTGTAACAACACTTGATATGGGTAATGAAGCTGAAATTGAGGGTATAGAAGAAGAAAGAACCATAGTAACTAAAGGACTTGGAGCAAGCCCTGGAATGGCTTCAGGTGCTGTTAAGATTATAAAAAGCACAGATGAACTGGACAAAATAGAAGAAGGGGATATTCTGGTTACAGTTATGACCACTCCCGATATGGTTCCTGCTATGAAAAGGGCAGATGGAATAATCACTGATGAAGGTGGAGTAACATGTCATGCAGCAATTGTCTCAAGAGAGCTCGGAATACCATGTGTAGTTGGAACAGGCGATGCAACAAGGATTCTTGAGGAAAATGAAATTGTAACCCTTGATGGTAACAAAGGAACAGTTTACAAGGGAAAA includes:
- the ppsA gene encoding phosphoenolpyruvate synthase, whose translation is MKYVKFFEELRKEDVAIAGGKGANLGELTHAGIPVPPGFVVTAATYDKFIKETGIFDEIMDILDAIDVNNTRELQEASSKIKKIILDSYMPDDIRTTIIEAYNALCHRIGKEDAFVAIRSSATAEDLPEASFAGQQDTFLNIKGTEDVLKYVQKCWASLFESRAIFYREEHNFDHSKVYIAVVVQEMVEAEKAGVMFTVHPSTGEEKILIEGAWGLGEAVVSGSVTPDTYWVDKKTEKVLESVISEKNIMFIKESEAGKTIKVDVPEDLRNKQVLNDEEILALTKMGKRIHDHYGSPQDTEWAIEDEKVYMLQSRPVTTLDMGNEAEIEGIEEERTIVTKGLGASPGMASGAVKIIKSTDELDKIEEGDILVTVMTTPDMVPAMKRADGIITDEGGVTCHAAIVSRELGIPCVVGTGDATRILEENEIVTLDGNKGTVYKGKIAETEKKATVEEQPTMMAQAPILTVTEVKVNVSMPEAAKKAAATGADGVGLLRTEHMMLTSGVHPKKFIMDGKEDELIKILVENILKVVDEFYPKPVWYRTLDAPTDEFKSLEGGEGEPYEHNPMLGWRGIRRELDEPEILKAEFKAIKKLHEQGYTNIGIMIPLVQHPDELRRAKQIAEEVGLKPQKTIEFGIMVETPGAALIIEDFIAEGIDFVSFGTNDLTQYTLAIDRNNENVAGLYTEGHPAVLKLIDRVIRICNEHGVKTSICGQAGSMPKIVEKLVEAGIESVSANTDAVATVREVVARVEKKLVLKAARKRLQE